Proteins from a genomic interval of Enterococcus faecium:
- a CDS encoding MurR/RpiR family transcriptional regulator → MDHKLSETANVSTATIVRTMKKKGYEGFTSFKHHLKEGENKNINFSFLDKVDKGIRRAILKNEQEVVRTINMLEIGNIEDAIQRIKFADRVFVFARGFSEMIGQEMLVKLQLTGKNCQMHTDPEIIKSISQKLTKKDSVIFVSLNGETKELITAAKNCYDAEIGSILVTANHSSTLKDYCEINLVGFKSEGSYFPDYEVRSRLPLQIIARILLDAYVLRMGEN, encoded by the coding sequence ATGGATCACAAATTAAGTGAAACAGCAAATGTCTCAACAGCCACCATTGTGCGGACAATGAAAAAGAAAGGCTATGAAGGGTTTACTTCGTTTAAGCATCATCTAAAAGAAGGAGAAAACAAGAACATCAATTTTTCTTTCTTAGATAAAGTAGACAAAGGTATCCGCCGAGCCATTCTAAAAAATGAACAAGAAGTGGTACGTACGATCAATATGTTGGAAATCGGAAATATTGAGGATGCGATACAAAGAATCAAATTTGCTGACCGGGTTTTTGTCTTTGCCCGAGGATTTTCAGAAATGATTGGCCAAGAAATGCTGGTAAAACTTCAATTAACAGGAAAAAATTGTCAAATGCATACTGATCCAGAAATTATCAAAAGCATCAGTCAGAAACTGACTAAGAAAGACAGCGTTATTTTTGTTTCTTTGAACGGCGAGACAAAAGAACTCATCACCGCCGCAAAGAATTGCTATGATGCAGAGATTGGTTCGATTCTAGTTACAGCCAATCATTCCTCTACACTGAAAGACTATTGCGAGATCAATCTCGTAGGTTTCAAATCAGAAGGTTCTTATTTCCCTGATTATGAAGTACGGTCGCGTTTGCCTCTCCAGATCATCGCGAGAATCTTGCTTGACGCCTATGTATTGCGTATGGGGGAGAATTGA
- the pfkB gene encoding 1-phosphofructokinase, translating into MSIYTCTMNLAIDLFIETDEMHPFMVNRTKEDDIQANGKGVNVSLVLKMLDFPSTALGFSAGFTGKYIEDYLQQKQIQTEFIEVPVMTRINVFTQVNQTKEEYKLVNQGPEIPQTAVHNFLNQIRALQAEDYLCVSGSLPRGLSPKVLIEISRICQEKGIHLIIDSSDQEVMDCLPYRPFLLKPNEEELSSWFGRKMVTDEDYFVYGQRLVELGAENVLLSLGEKGAILFTKDRVFRGNSPKGKVVNTACAGDTMLGAFLSGYMNRRPLDETLRKSIAAGSSTAFRKGLTDFLDVEGLSKQIKIREERFERWENIN; encoded by the coding sequence ATGTCTATCTACACATGCACGATGAATTTGGCAATTGATCTATTTATTGAAACAGATGAGATGCATCCTTTTATGGTAAACCGCACAAAAGAGGATGACATTCAGGCAAACGGAAAAGGAGTGAATGTGTCACTAGTATTAAAGATGCTAGATTTCCCAAGTACGGCATTAGGTTTTTCTGCTGGGTTCACAGGAAAGTATATAGAAGACTATTTACAGCAGAAACAAATCCAAACAGAGTTTATTGAAGTGCCTGTTATGACGCGTATCAATGTATTTACACAAGTCAATCAAACGAAAGAAGAATACAAATTAGTGAATCAAGGACCTGAAATACCGCAGACAGCTGTCCATAATTTTTTAAATCAAATAAGAGCATTACAAGCAGAAGATTATCTTTGTGTTTCTGGGAGTTTACCAAGAGGGCTGTCTCCAAAGGTTTTAATAGAAATCAGTCGGATTTGTCAGGAAAAGGGGATTCATTTGATTATTGATAGTAGTGATCAAGAAGTCATGGATTGTTTACCCTATCGACCGTTTTTGCTGAAACCGAACGAGGAAGAACTTTCTTCTTGGTTCGGACGAAAAATGGTTACAGATGAAGATTACTTTGTTTATGGACAACGACTAGTAGAGTTAGGTGCAGAAAATGTTTTGTTATCCCTCGGTGAGAAAGGAGCAATTCTTTTTACGAAAGACAGGGTGTTTCGAGGAAACTCGCCCAAAGGAAAAGTTGTCAATACAGCATGTGCAGGTGATACCATGTTAGGCGCTTTTTTATCAGGATACATGAATCGACGACCGCTTGATGAAACGTTACGTAAAAGCATAGCAGCAGGCAGCTCAACCGCTTTTCGCAAAGGATTAACAGATTTTTTAGATGTGGAGGGATTAAGTAAACAAATCAAAATCAGGGAAGAGAGGTTCGAAAGATGGGAAAATATCAACTAA
- a CDS encoding PTS fructose transporter subunit IIC yields MGKYQLIAATGCPTGIAHTYMAQEALEQAARKKGITIKVETHGQIGIENELTAEEIKQADAVIIAADKDVHSERFAGKRVIDVSVSTGIKDAQRLIDEALAGKGTVLADKEAVDTLEPEVMSGANFGRSIYKNLMNGVSHMLPFVVAGGVLIAISFAVWGIYSFDPDHAQYNATAAMVKVVGDAAMGMMVPVLAAYIAEGIAKRPGLVVGFVGGLVSMNGGTGFLGGILAGFLAGYFILFLQKLLTILPKQLDGLKAIFLYPVIGVAFIGIVMSLLAGPMKAINEGMMSFLAGFEHSNPLVLGVIVGCMCAFDMGGPVNKAAYVTGTALLAQGNTTFMAGVSAACIAPPLITGFATLLFGKYFDTNDRNAGLVNFILGSTHITEGAIPFAAKDPIRVLPTMMLGSSIAAVLIYLFGVQVPAPHGGFLVLPVVTGKIQWVTAILIGSIVGGVILGLIQKKRVTDEDKKMDNKAANRTVIEEGRAGGLS; encoded by the coding sequence ATGGGAAAATATCAACTAATTGCAGCAACCGGTTGTCCGACAGGAATTGCGCATACCTACATGGCGCAAGAGGCATTAGAACAAGCAGCTAGGAAAAAAGGCATCACGATCAAAGTAGAGACCCATGGACAAATTGGGATCGAAAATGAATTAACGGCTGAAGAAATCAAACAGGCTGATGCTGTCATTATTGCCGCAGACAAAGATGTCCATTCAGAAAGATTTGCGGGAAAACGAGTCATTGATGTTTCTGTCAGTACAGGAATCAAGGATGCACAACGGCTGATTGACGAGGCATTGGCAGGAAAAGGTACTGTCTTAGCAGATAAGGAAGCTGTTGATACTTTAGAACCAGAAGTGATGAGTGGTGCTAATTTTGGTCGTAGCATCTATAAAAATTTGATGAATGGTGTCTCTCATATGTTGCCTTTCGTGGTAGCTGGCGGAGTATTGATTGCTATTTCATTTGCCGTTTGGGGAATCTATTCTTTTGATCCAGATCATGCACAATACAATGCTACAGCGGCAATGGTAAAAGTAGTTGGCGATGCAGCAATGGGAATGATGGTTCCAGTTTTAGCAGCTTATATTGCAGAAGGGATCGCGAAACGTCCAGGGTTAGTCGTTGGATTTGTTGGTGGACTCGTGTCCATGAATGGCGGTACTGGATTTTTAGGAGGCATTTTAGCTGGGTTCTTAGCAGGTTATTTTATCTTATTTTTGCAAAAGCTACTGACAATTTTACCTAAACAACTAGATGGCTTGAAGGCAATCTTCTTATATCCAGTTATTGGTGTAGCATTTATTGGCATCGTGATGTCTTTGCTGGCAGGTCCAATGAAGGCTATAAATGAAGGAATGATGAGCTTTTTAGCTGGATTTGAACATTCGAATCCACTTGTTCTTGGCGTGATTGTTGGCTGCATGTGTGCGTTTGATATGGGAGGACCGGTTAATAAGGCGGCATATGTAACAGGAACAGCTCTTTTGGCACAAGGAAACACGACTTTTATGGCTGGTGTGTCAGCAGCTTGTATTGCACCACCGTTGATTACTGGTTTTGCTACTTTATTGTTTGGTAAATATTTTGATACCAATGATCGTAATGCAGGTTTGGTTAATTTTATTTTAGGATCAACTCATATTACGGAAGGAGCTATTCCGTTTGCTGCGAAAGACCCGATCCGAGTGTTACCCACGATGATGTTAGGCTCATCAATTGCTGCTGTCTTAATTTATTTGTTTGGCGTCCAAGTTCCAGCACCACATGGTGGTTTTTTAGTGTTACCTGTAGTGACGGGAAAAATCCAATGGGTTACAGCGATTCTTATTGGTTCGATCGTTGGTGGAGTGATACTAGGATTAATCCAAAAGAAAAGAGTAACTGATGAAGACAAGAAGATGGATAATAAAGCAGCAAATCGTACAGTTATCGAAGAAGGAAGAGCAGGAGGCTTATCATGA
- a CDS encoding fructose PTS transporter subunit IIA: MTIIHEENIFLQQPLDSQEEAFKFLAKQTFCLGIAHDEKEVYQKLLEREKEGTTGIMSGFAIPHAKSQTINEPSMIIVTLNKGIEWNSLDRQSVDFIFALFIPDSEAGTTHLKLLSLVARSLMRKEVTEQLRKAKSKTEIATILTKEIGEDL, from the coding sequence ATGACAATCATTCATGAAGAGAACATTTTTTTACAACAGCCATTAGATAGTCAAGAAGAAGCATTTAAGTTTTTAGCAAAGCAAACATTCTGTTTAGGAATCGCTCATGACGAAAAAGAAGTATATCAAAAACTTCTAGAAAGAGAAAAAGAAGGTACTACAGGAATAATGTCAGGTTTTGCTATCCCTCATGCGAAGTCTCAAACAATCAACGAACCTAGTATGATTATCGTCACACTGAACAAAGGAATTGAATGGAACAGTTTAGATAGACAGTCAGTTGATTTTATTTTTGCGTTATTTATTCCAGATTCAGAAGCAGGAACGACTCATTTGAAATTATTGTCTCTTGTTGCACGATCATTGATGCGAAAAGAGGTTACAGAACAGTTGAGAAAAGCAAAATCAAAAACAGAAATAGCCACAATATTAACTAAAGAAATAGGTGAAGATCTATGA
- the lacD gene encoding tagatose-bisphosphate aldolase, whose protein sequence is MKKMSIEKQERLKRLTDEAGIISALAIDQRGALKKMINQYKEATSEDIIQFKQMVSQYLTPYASAILLDPEYGLPAAALREKECGLLLAYEKTGYDTKMPGRLPDLLNIWSVKRLKEAGADACKFLLYYDVDEPAEINVQKQIVIERIGSECEAEGIPFFLEILSYDATIGGPSSLAYAKVKPHKVIEAMREFSKERYQVDVLKVEVPVNMRFVEGYGQETCYSQAEASAYFYEQSKVTEQPFIFFSAGVNATLFQDTLRFAKQSGSTFNGVLCGRATWAKGVAPFVTEGEEKASSWMLEEGKQNIKELSTLLKETATPVYVDR, encoded by the coding sequence ATGAAGAAGATGAGTATAGAAAAGCAGGAACGTTTGAAGCGATTGACGGATGAAGCTGGAATTATTAGCGCGTTAGCAATCGACCAGCGTGGTGCTTTGAAGAAAATGATCAACCAATATAAAGAAGCTACATCAGAAGACATCATCCAATTTAAACAGATGGTTTCTCAATACCTGACTCCCTATGCCTCAGCTATTTTACTTGATCCAGAATACGGCCTGCCTGCAGCAGCGCTTCGAGAGAAAGAATGTGGCTTGCTGCTAGCTTATGAAAAAACCGGCTATGATACGAAAATGCCGGGAAGATTACCTGATTTATTGAATATTTGGTCGGTGAAAAGGTTAAAAGAAGCTGGTGCGGATGCTTGTAAATTTTTATTGTACTATGACGTTGATGAACCAGCAGAGATTAATGTGCAAAAACAAATAGTTATAGAACGGATTGGTTCAGAATGCGAAGCAGAAGGCATACCTTTCTTTTTAGAGATCCTTTCTTATGATGCAACTATTGGCGGTCCGTCTTCTCTTGCCTATGCAAAAGTAAAACCACATAAAGTTATTGAAGCCATGCGAGAATTTTCAAAAGAACGTTATCAAGTGGATGTATTGAAAGTAGAAGTGCCAGTGAATATGAGATTTGTGGAAGGATATGGGCAAGAGACTTGTTATAGTCAAGCAGAGGCATCCGCGTATTTCTATGAACAATCGAAAGTGACTGAACAACCGTTTATTTTTTTTAGTGCGGGAGTCAATGCTACGCTATTTCAAGATACATTACGTTTTGCAAAACAATCAGGTTCGACATTCAATGGTGTCTTATGTGGGCGAGCAACATGGGCGAAGGGAGTGGCACCTTTTGTTACCGAAGGCGAAGAAAAAGCGAGTAGTTGGATGTTAGAAGAAGGAAAACAAAATATTAAGGAATTAAGTACACTATTAAAAGAAACAGCAACACCTGTCTACGTTGATAGATAA
- the yidC gene encoding membrane protein insertase YidC has product MNKWKNWLLGSGLVSILLFLSGCVRMDSNGNPDTSGIVYRVLVHPMGQAITYLVENFNWSYGWAVIAMTVIVRIIILPLGISQSKKTMIQSEKMQALKPQVEAAQQKLKAATTREEQMAAQAEMQQVYRENGLSMTGGIGCLPLLIQMPIFSALYFTARYTEGIRESSFYGIDLGSPSMVLVAIAGVAYLLQGYISTIGIPEEQKKTMRTMLIVSPAMIVFMSISAPAGVTLYWVVGGVFSCLQTFITNVMMKPRLKAQVAEELKQNPPKQVVTPRKDVTESAKPADNKQATKQIKQPKNSTNNKGRNAGKQQKRK; this is encoded by the coding sequence ATGAATAAATGGAAAAACTGGTTATTGGGATCCGGACTTGTCAGTATCCTGCTCTTTTTATCTGGCTGTGTGCGGATGGATTCAAACGGAAACCCTGACACTTCAGGAATCGTTTATCGAGTACTCGTCCATCCTATGGGCCAAGCGATTACATATCTAGTTGAGAATTTCAATTGGTCTTACGGCTGGGCAGTTATTGCAATGACTGTGATCGTTCGTATCATCATCTTGCCACTAGGTATCAGTCAATCGAAAAAAACAATGATCCAATCTGAAAAAATGCAAGCGTTAAAACCACAAGTTGAAGCAGCACAACAAAAGCTAAAAGCTGCAACAACACGTGAAGAACAAATGGCAGCACAAGCAGAAATGCAGCAAGTATATCGCGAAAACGGATTGAGTATGACCGGCGGAATCGGCTGTCTGCCTCTATTGATCCAAATGCCGATCTTCTCTGCCTTGTATTTTACGGCTCGCTACACAGAAGGTATCCGTGAATCATCTTTTTACGGCATCGATCTAGGCTCACCAAGTATGGTGCTTGTTGCCATTGCAGGGGTCGCTTATCTGCTTCAAGGATATATTTCAACAATCGGTATTCCTGAAGAACAGAAAAAGACGATGCGTACGATGCTGATCGTCTCTCCTGCTATGATCGTCTTCATGTCGATCAGTGCGCCAGCCGGCGTTACACTTTACTGGGTAGTCGGTGGTGTGTTCAGCTGTCTGCAAACATTCATCACAAACGTTATGATGAAACCACGTTTGAAAGCACAAGTGGCAGAAGAGTTGAAACAAAACCCGCCAAAACAAGTCGTCACTCCAAGAAAAGACGTGACAGAATCAGCAAAGCCAGCTGACAACAAACAAGCAACAAAACAAATCAAACAACCAAAAAACAGTACAAATAACAAAGGCCGCAACGCAGGAAAGCAGCAGAAGCGGAAGTAG
- a CDS encoding acylphosphatase, whose amino-acid sequence MRKVKMNVQGRVQGVGFRYMTKMVADQLGVTGTVKNEDDGSVTIEAIGNDDIIQKFIEEVKKSPSPSGRVQYVDVQEDPMIEERKKFDVVG is encoded by the coding sequence ATGCGCAAAGTTAAAATGAATGTCCAAGGACGTGTCCAGGGCGTGGGATTTCGCTATATGACCAAGATGGTTGCTGATCAGTTAGGCGTGACCGGAACGGTAAAAAACGAAGACGACGGCTCAGTCACAATCGAAGCAATCGGAAATGACGACATCATCCAAAAATTTATCGAAGAAGTCAAGAAGTCTCCGAGCCCAAGTGGACGAGTGCAGTATGTGGATGTCCAAGAAGATCCGATGATTGAGGAACGAAAGAAATTTGATGTGGTGGGATAA
- a CDS encoding TrmH family RNA methyltransferase → MKEIQSAKNPRIKELKKLHKKKYREEKAEYLLEGFHLIEEAASSDAEIKELFVTQRGMKEWGDWLAVNKEISTFLVSDEVMTAMSDLPTPQGILAVMMLTSKDTPDFSGGWLLLDNVQDPGNVGTMIRTADAFGMAGVLLGKGTADIYSTKVLRSMQGSNYHLPVLQKDLAEVIPVMKGKGFTVYGTELNEEAHALDKVEKTEDFAIIMGNEGQGVSQEILSLTDQNVYIPMKGNAESLNVGVAAGIVLYHFSL, encoded by the coding sequence GTGAAAGAGATCCAATCAGCAAAAAATCCAAGAATCAAAGAATTAAAAAAACTACATAAAAAGAAATACAGAGAAGAAAAGGCAGAATATCTTTTGGAAGGGTTCCATCTGATTGAAGAAGCTGCGTCGTCTGATGCAGAAATAAAAGAACTTTTTGTGACACAGAGAGGTATGAAAGAATGGGGAGACTGGCTGGCTGTAAACAAAGAGATTTCTACTTTTCTAGTTTCAGATGAGGTCATGACCGCTATGTCAGATCTACCTACACCGCAAGGGATCTTAGCAGTGATGATGTTAACATCTAAAGATACGCCAGATTTTTCAGGAGGCTGGCTTTTACTAGATAATGTACAGGATCCTGGAAATGTGGGAACGATGATCCGTACGGCAGATGCGTTTGGTATGGCTGGTGTTTTATTAGGTAAAGGAACGGCAGATATTTATAGTACAAAGGTGCTGCGAAGCATGCAGGGAAGCAATTATCATTTGCCTGTGTTACAAAAAGATTTGGCAGAAGTGATCCCTGTAATGAAAGGCAAAGGGTTTACGGTGTACGGTACAGAATTAAATGAAGAAGCACATGCATTAGACAAAGTAGAAAAAACAGAGGATTTCGCTATAATCATGGGAAACGAAGGTCAGGGAGTAAGTCAGGAAATCTTGTCTTTGACTGATCAGAACGTATATATCCCAATGAAAGGAAATGCGGAATCATTGAATGTCGGAGTCGCAGCAGGGATCGTTCTTTATCATTTTTCTTTATGA
- a CDS encoding HD domain-containing protein: protein MTEKWREDEEYMSYVQDLLETEAVKKLANYTQHVHSTRLEHSISVSYYSYLLAKKWGGNAKATARAGLLHDLFYYDWRTTKFDEGTHAYIHPRIAVKNAEKITDLSDLERDIILKHMWGATIAPPKYKEGYIVTFVDKYCAVKEAAQPMSASMRKRWQRYFGKESSI, encoded by the coding sequence ATGACAGAAAAATGGCGTGAAGACGAAGAATATATGTCTTATGTACAAGATCTTTTAGAAACAGAAGCAGTGAAAAAATTAGCGAATTACACACAGCATGTTCATTCCACTCGTTTGGAGCATTCCATCAGTGTTTCTTACTATAGTTATCTGCTCGCAAAAAAATGGGGTGGCAATGCTAAAGCAACAGCGCGTGCTGGACTTTTGCATGATCTGTTCTACTATGATTGGCGTACGACGAAATTTGACGAGGGGACACATGCGTATATCCATCCAAGAATTGCTGTAAAGAATGCAGAAAAAATCACCGATTTGTCGGATCTTGAGCGAGATATCATTTTGAAGCACATGTGGGGTGCAACGATCGCACCGCCTAAGTACAAAGAAGGATATATCGTGACATTCGTGGACAAATACTGCGCAGTCAAAGAAGCGGCTCAGCCCATGTCTGCAAGTATGCGTAAGAGATGGCAACGTTACTTTGGGAAAGAATCCTCGATTTAA
- a CDS encoding FusB/FusC family EF-G-binding protein, with product MEQTIKPYQYFFIKREVEQLLNAYSSVNDPKTVQTVQALAAEKIRDILEHELPEIDTFLTTVLDVKLTKAQAERALEELKQIVQPFMQPSKPQIEKLFRKVKKLKQPAWNEIDLQEHTYIGWNDPGTQKKFMVYYEDEKLKGISGTLSPTINKGICAICQKTSNVSLFLSTTKAGSDGTYTKKGNYICHDSDQCNQQLTKLAPFYEFAERVKKER from the coding sequence ATGGAACAAACAATAAAACCATACCAATATTTTTTTATAAAAAGAGAAGTAGAACAGTTATTAAATGCGTACTCATCTGTCAATGATCCAAAAACGGTACAAACAGTTCAGGCACTAGCAGCTGAAAAGATTCGAGACATATTAGAACACGAACTGCCAGAAATCGATACATTTTTAACGACAGTTTTAGACGTAAAACTGACAAAAGCGCAAGCAGAAAGAGCATTGGAGGAGCTGAAGCAAATCGTCCAGCCGTTTATGCAGCCTAGCAAACCACAAATCGAGAAATTATTCCGAAAAGTGAAAAAACTCAAACAACCAGCTTGGAATGAAATCGACTTGCAAGAACATACGTACATCGGCTGGAATGATCCAGGTACGCAGAAAAAATTCATGGTCTATTACGAAGATGAAAAATTAAAAGGGATTAGCGGTACTTTATCACCAACGATAAATAAGGGAATCTGTGCAATCTGTCAGAAAACATCGAATGTTTCGCTTTTTCTTTCTACAACGAAAGCAGGTTCTGATGGCACGTATACGAAAAAGGGGAATTATATTTGTCATGATAGTGACCAATGTAATCAACAGTTAACGAAATTGGCTCCTTTCTATGAATTTGCTGAACGTGTAAAGAAAGAACGATAA
- a CDS encoding voltage-gated chloride channel family protein — protein sequence MEKQLPSPVRILVYMLKWLVITAILGIFMGSLSAFFLNSLTVVTDIRLSHPWLLYLLPVSGALFAYLYAYHGGLSSRGNNLVIDQGNGGEEKIPLRLIPLTLFGTITTHLFGGSVGREGTAVQMGGALADNISRLFRLDKSEREILIISGISAGFSSVFGTPLAGTLFGLEVLAIGKVRTEAIFPSFFAALFANFMTESYGVSHLHYQMGVIPEWSMLLFFKVFVAGIAFGLIGWVFSRSIVFLKARYAQWIPHPVWRNTIGGAVVVAAALILQTQRYLGLSLPLLQESFNGQTHVYDFIGKLFFTVLSLGAGYQGGEVTPLFEIGATLGAALAPLLHVSVPFLAGLGFIGVFSGATNTPIACFVMGIELFGSQAAVYFFMICLISFMCSGNSGIYSAQQVAVKKGILFLPIVKRMKEKNKV from the coding sequence ATGGAAAAACAATTACCGAGTCCAGTACGCATTTTAGTGTACATGCTGAAGTGGCTGGTGATCACAGCGATTCTCGGTATATTCATGGGGAGCTTATCTGCTTTTTTCTTAAATAGCTTGACAGTTGTGACAGATATCCGACTATCACATCCTTGGCTCCTTTATCTACTACCAGTTAGTGGTGCGCTTTTTGCTTATCTCTATGCGTATCACGGCGGTCTTTCTAGTCGTGGAAACAACTTAGTGATCGATCAAGGAAATGGTGGAGAAGAAAAAATCCCGTTGCGACTTATTCCACTTACACTGTTTGGAACCATAACTACCCATTTATTTGGGGGATCTGTTGGCCGTGAAGGAACAGCAGTCCAAATGGGGGGAGCGTTAGCAGATAATATATCACGTTTGTTCCGATTGGATAAATCAGAACGGGAAATCTTGATTATCAGTGGAATCAGTGCGGGTTTTAGTTCTGTATTTGGCACACCTTTAGCTGGAACATTATTTGGATTAGAAGTGTTGGCAATCGGGAAAGTCCGAACAGAAGCGATCTTCCCTAGCTTCTTTGCTGCACTGTTTGCAAATTTCATGACAGAAAGCTATGGTGTTTCTCATCTACATTACCAAATGGGTGTGATTCCTGAATGGAGTATGTTGCTGTTCTTCAAAGTTTTTGTTGCTGGGATTGCTTTTGGTTTGATTGGTTGGGTATTCAGCCGTTCGATCGTCTTTTTAAAAGCGCGATATGCACAATGGATTCCTCATCCTGTTTGGCGAAATACGATAGGTGGAGCTGTAGTTGTGGCAGCAGCATTGATTTTGCAAACACAACGTTATCTCGGTTTGAGTCTTCCGTTACTTCAAGAATCATTTAATGGACAGACACATGTCTATGATTTTATTGGGAAGTTATTCTTCACAGTTTTGTCTTTAGGCGCGGGATATCAAGGGGGAGAAGTGACACCATTGTTTGAAATTGGTGCAACGCTTGGTGCAGCACTAGCGCCTTTGCTCCATGTTTCTGTTCCTTTTCTCGCAGGATTGGGCTTTATCGGAGTATTTTCTGGTGCGACAAATACACCGATTGCCTGCTTTGTGATGGGGATCGAATTGTTCGGTTCACAAGCGGCAGTATACTTCTTTATGATCTGCTTGATCAGCTTTATGTGTTCAGGCAACAGCGGTATTTATTCTGCTCAGCAAGTAGCGGTCAAAAAAGGGATACTCTTTTTGCCAATAGTTAAGAGAATGAAAGAAAAAAACAAGGTGTGA
- a CDS encoding YdcF family protein, with protein sequence MNLTRDLIFLVLYLIGVFSIVYWRKQKKDPSLFFYGSTWTFTVILTYFVVLEIFYSTFYFLIPLLFFSIFAFSYFTEKRRLLNGLLFNVFLISFGIYLFVLLYETQNIFLGGLIALITIPLLLVLLFGIYGLIVFLFWNGVTVLRRESHSLANLLTLILAIFLTLFLVFDFFLLKYLPQWINALFFCVPLILIYLFIVFYNFLTVSFLYQFNRPRYNQDFIVVLGAGLINGETVSPLLAKRINKAIAFYRAQSRATLNPPILLMSGGQGADEKVPEAIAMKQYAMEQGIPERDILVETNSTTTLENMLYSKEIMDQQMKGPYRAIFSSNNYHIFRAGLYARQAKLKANGIGAKTAFYYLPNAFLREYIAILMMNKKRHMIICGLLFAGSAFLSLITLLF encoded by the coding sequence ATGAATCTAACCAGAGATCTGATCTTTTTAGTTCTCTATCTTATTGGGGTATTCTCTATCGTTTATTGGCGAAAACAGAAGAAGGATCCTTCCTTGTTCTTTTACGGCAGTACGTGGACATTTACGGTAATCTTAACTTATTTTGTCGTGTTGGAAATTTTTTATTCGACCTTTTATTTTTTGATTCCATTGTTGTTCTTTAGTATCTTTGCTTTTTCTTATTTCACAGAAAAACGAAGGCTGCTGAATGGTCTTTTATTCAATGTTTTCCTCATCAGTTTCGGCATCTACTTGTTTGTCTTGCTGTATGAAACGCAAAATATTTTCCTTGGCGGACTGATCGCCTTGATCACGATTCCATTGCTACTTGTCCTTTTATTTGGTATTTATGGATTGATTGTTTTTCTTTTTTGGAACGGGGTCACAGTTTTACGTAGAGAATCGCATTCATTAGCTAATCTTTTAACGTTGATACTAGCCATTTTTCTTACACTGTTTCTTGTTTTTGACTTTTTCTTGTTAAAATATTTGCCGCAATGGATAAATGCTTTGTTTTTCTGCGTTCCCCTGATCTTGATCTATCTATTTATCGTATTCTACAACTTTTTGACTGTCTCATTCTTGTATCAGTTCAACCGACCTCGATACAATCAAGACTTCATCGTTGTGTTAGGCGCTGGGTTGATCAATGGAGAAACAGTGTCTCCTCTTCTAGCCAAGCGAATCAATAAGGCAATTGCTTTTTATCGGGCTCAAAGCCGTGCTACATTAAATCCGCCCATCTTATTGATGTCTGGCGGGCAAGGAGCAGACGAAAAAGTACCAGAGGCCATTGCGATGAAACAATATGCCATGGAACAAGGAATCCCTGAAAGAGACATTCTTGTCGAAACCAATTCGACAACCACTTTGGAGAACATGCTCTATTCAAAGGAAATCATGGATCAGCAAATGAAAGGGCCATACCGCGCGATCTTTAGTTCCAACAATTACCACATTTTTAGAGCCGGTCTTTATGCGCGGCAAGCCAAATTGAAAGCAAATGGTATTGGTGCAAAAACAGCTTTCTACTACTTGCCTAATGCGTTTTTAAGAGAATACATCGCCATCTTGATGATGAACAAAAAAAGACATATGATCATTTGCGGATTGCTTTTCGCAGGCTCCGCATTCTTATCGCTGATTACTTTACTTTTCTAA